Genomic DNA from Oncorhynchus mykiss isolate Arlee chromosome 2, USDA_OmykA_1.1, whole genome shotgun sequence:
GGTTATAAAACATAAGATTTCAAATAGAACTGAATGGAAAGGGGAAGAGCAAAAAAATCAGGCCTACTTGGTTAAAAAATACCAGGGCATGATGGCTGGTATTTCTAGAAGTTGGTGAAAAAAGAGAAGATGAGTGAGAACTTGTAATTTCCTGAATGACAACACAAACTGTCAAAAGAGAATCACAAGACGGAGAGATGTGTCTGTACTTAAAACTGTGTCTCTCTATGCTTTTACAGACTAGACTTGGACTCCAGTCATCTGGTAAATAAGATTCCTTTaacattatattttttttaaacatattttaaataaaatatttattgATTCCCTATTAATTTTGTTATGAGAAATGTTGTAACACTTGTTTTTACACTATTCAAAAGACCATAGGCCCACAAGAATCTTTGCTTCAATTGGAGACAGTGTGAGTTTACCATGTGGTACATCCTACATCAATTCCTGCTCCTCTGTTACCTGGAGTATAGTGAAAGATGGGTTTCCTAACCAATTAGAACTATCAGGCAAGGTGAAAACGGATGGTCCAAACTCAGGAAGAGCCAGTCGACTGAAAGTGGGACATGACTGCTCTCTACATATTCAACCTCTTGAAATAGATGATGGAAGACTTTACACCTGTGAAGATGGGGATACCAGTTCAAGTGTTTCTCTTCAGCTTCTCAACAGTATGTTACCATTTATGATCAACCTAAATTGTCCGTCTTTATACACACTATTTCTGAGTGAGTGTTGTCAccattatttacattttttttaccagTTACTCTGGCAACAGACaccaatacagcaccagagaTGGATATCAAGCTCCAATGTTACCTGAATATATTCTCAGGCCTTGTCCCACAATGCAACCAAAGTGAAATAAAGCTGAATTGGCTGAATGAGGCCAatacagtgctacagggagagagaTTTCAAACCGAACGTTCATCTGCTTGCCTCTCTACGCTGACCATCCGAGGTGTCAGGAAGACAGACCATCACAGGAAGTGGCGGTGTCAACtgattgaaggagaggttgtgaaGACGTCCCTCAGCTATACCACAGAAATTACAGGTACGTTTGGAACTATGTATTATTGCATCATATTTGCATTAACACAGTAGTATATTGCAACCaaattcccctccctccctcctctctctctctctccccccctctctctctctttcaggagGTATAGAGGAAGTGTTTGTCGCAGTGGGTGAGTCAGTATCACTTCCCTGTGCCACCCACTCCTCTCTCGAGGTGGGCAGCAGATTCCAGTGGACTCTGGGTCAAAGGTCACTGTCCAGTCTGTCTCGGTCAGGCGATGTCTCAGCTGGAACTCAGGGTCACCTTCCTGCATCTCACATCAGCCAAGACGGGTCTTTGGTCATCAGCAATGTGAAAACACTGCATTCTGGGCTCTACAACTGCTCGCAACAGAACAGAATCTTACTACACACTCTGGATGGTGAGTGTCAATGGGTTGTACCATTGAGACATAAATAAGTGCCTTACACTATGTATAAACTTAGTAAATTAGGGTAACGGCACAAAGTACATCACTGCTTTGTCCTGATATCAAGTAGATCTTCTTGTTGTTCTACTCAGTATCTGCAGAGCATGCTACCACAGACGGAAACAATCTCACCCTGACCTGCTCACTCACCTGTGTGGAAGATTGTGGAGACTTCAATTTATCCTGGATTCACAGTGGCCAAGATGGGTTGCAGAGTGGCCCTATAGGACATAACAACACCCTCATCTCCAAACTCTTCCTCCCTGACCGCCAGGGCACAGAGAAGATAGCCTGCGCCGTGCTCAGAGAGGGGGTTGAAATGGCTGTAAAGGAGTGGACCATCCAGAGAGGTAAGACTTTTGAAAGTAGTTTGGAACAATGCATAGCCATGATCTGTGTTGAGGCTGTATTCTTTCATTACTGGGATGTTGTGATAAGATATTGAGTTGTAATACAGTATCTGTGACTTTATACGTCTTTGCAAATAGGTCGTGTTCTACCTGCAGTGGGATGGTCAGTCCTTCTGCTACTGCTGCTCTGTGCTGTTGGAGGGGGCGTGTATTGGAAGAGGCAGGGCAAGGGAAGTGCTGCTCGTACGTATTTGTTCACTGGTTAGATTGTGTGTGTTTTACAAAACTGCAATTTGGATGTTGCATCCTTGATGAAACCTACAGTAATGAACCGCAGTGAAAAAGAAAGCCATATCATCGGAATTAAATTCATGTGAAATAAATCTGACATTTGTCCCTCTTTGCCTATAGAAGGAGAAGAACAGCAGACAACTGTTGCAATGGTAAGGATTCAATAAAACACAACTATGTAATTCACTAACAAGTGAAGCCCAATTGAGTATGCCTACAACGTCACATCAAATTTGACTAAATGTCTTCTAATCCTTTCACCATGTTGGTGAACTAAATTCAACTGGTTTTACACATTCCTTCTTTTCTTCGCAGACTCATCTCTATGACGAGATTCAAGATCAACCAATTCAACCTTCCGGAGTAACCAACAACAGTTTCTATGATCTTCTGCAGGCTGGGAACTGAGTGTAATGTCATGTCCTCTATCTTTAGGCTGTTAGTTGAGTTTTAAATCTAATTTGACTACTTTGTACTTGGCATTGTTTTGTGGTTTGGATTTCCCTTTATACGTGTCACCATGACATCAAGTCTATGCAGGTTGTTTTTTATGGtggaaataaattcataaaaagaAAATAACCTCTATAGAATATCACCAGTTACTACAGTTAAAAACCCCGACATGAGTTGGTTACAGGAACACATTCAGTATGACTCCTCAGTGTGGGGGGTTGATGGCTAAGTCATCCCACCTCCTGTCTTGAACATCACTCTGCTGACTTTCACATCCCACATGAAACCTGGTAGCTTCTCTTCAGCAGTGTAAAACTCTGTAGATGTATGGGACTGAGACAAGACACATCCCACATGAAACCTGGTACCTTCTCTTCAGCAGTGTAAAACTCTGTAGATGTATGGGACTGAGACAAGACACATAACACATGAGAGTGAACAGATAAGTGTGTTTATTTAATACAGGATGGCAGTGTGTGAGCATTAGCAATACAAGTAAAAACCCCAGAAcagcatgtctctctgtctggaacAGCTCCCAACTACACATCATTTGGTGTAGAAAAGCGTCAGCAAAAGTTGGTCCACCATGGGGTCACAAATAAAGGAATATGTCCAATCAAATCAAGCTAAATACAATTGGTCACCTCATCCATTTGATGATTTCACAACTAAGATTGTTATTGTGTAATACTATGGAGGCTATACCAGGGGTTGAAAGATAAGAGTGTTATTGTGTAATACTATGGAGGCTATACCAGGGGTTGAAAGATAAGAGTGTTATTGTGTAAtactatgtaggctataccagggGTTGAAAGATAAGAGTGTTATTGTGTAAtactatgtaggctataccagggGTTGAAAGATAAGAGTGTTATTGTGTAATACTATGGAGGCTATACCAGGGGTTGAAAGATAAGATTGTTATTGTGTAAtactatgtaggctataccagggGTTGAAAGATAAGAGTGTTATTGTGTAAtactatgtaggctataccagggGTTGAAAGATAAGATTGTTATTGTGTAAtactatgtaggctataccagggGTTGAAAGATAAGAGTGTTATTGTGTAATACTATGGAGGCTATACCAGGGGTTGAAAGATAAGATTGTTATTGTGTAAtactatgtaggctataccagggGTTGAAAGATAAGAGTGTTATTGTGTAAtactatgtaggctataccagggGTTGAAAGATAAGATTGTTATTGTGTACtactatgtaggctataccagggGTTGAAAGATAAGAGTGTTATTGTGTAAtactatgtaggctataccagggGTTGAAAGATAAGATTGTTATTGTGTAAtactatgtaggctataccagggGTTGAAAGATAAGATTGTTATTGTGTAATACTATGGAGGCTATACCAGGGGTTGAAAGATAAGTGGGTGAATATCATAAAAAAGCATTTACAGATGTTTTGTGA
This window encodes:
- the LOC118937651 gene encoding uncharacterized protein LOC118937651 → MCLYLKLCLSMLLQTRLGLQSSDHRPTRIFASIGDSVSLPCGTSYINSCSSVTWSIVKDGFPNQLELSGKVKTDGPNSGRASRLKVGHDCSLHIQPLEIDDGRLYTCEDGDTSSSVSLQLLNSLVPQCNQSEIKLNWLNEANTVLQGERFQTERSSACLSTLTIRGVRKTDHHRKWRCQLIEGEVVKTSLSYTTEITGGIEEVFVAVGESVSLPCATHSSLEVGSRFQWTLGQRSLSSLSRSGDVSAGTQGHLPASHISQDGSLVISNVKTLHSGLYNCSQQNRILLHTLDVSAEHATTDGNNLTLTCSLTCVEDCGDFNLSWIHSGQDGLQSGPIGHNNTLISKLFLPDRQGTEKIACAVLREGVEMAVKEWTIQRGRVLPAVGWSVLLLLLLCAVGGGVYWKRQGKGSAAQGEEQQTTVAMTHLYDEIQDQPIQPSGVTNNSFYDLLQAGN